The nucleotide window TGGCTTACGCCAATACCCTGTTCCCGACCATCGGCGCGCCGATGTTTGTCCAGGTCTGGACGCATGCCTTGCCTTACACCGCCTATATGCGACTGCAAAACCAGCAGTGGCAGATGGGTTCGTCGATCGCCGATTCGTTGCCCCAGATCGCTGCCCTGCTCGCCTTTCCCATCGTGCTGGCGCTGCCGTGCCTGTGGCTGATGAGCCGCGCCCGCCACAAAACCGGCGTGGTAGCGACATGAGCGCGCGCGATGGCTTCCGCGGCGTGTGGCGGACGCTTCGACATCATGCCTCGGCGGCGCTGATCCTCCTGGGCGCCACCATCTTGTACTCGTTCTACTACCCGCTCGCTTATCGACACCAGGTAGCAAGCGAACTGCCGATCGCCATTGTCGATGGCGACCACTCGGCGCTGAGCCGAGCCCTGATCCGCAAGGTCCGTGCCGTCGACGGCGTGCAGGTCGTGGATGAACTTTCAGATGTCTACGCGGCGCAGCATGCGCTTGCGCGCTCCGATATCGACGGCTACCTGTACATCCCCAAAGACTACGAGCGCGACGTGCGGCGCGGCGAAGCCGGTGAGCTCGGGCTCTACAGCAACGGCGCCTATCTGATTCGCAACCAGACTGTCCTCGAATCCCTGGCGAAGGCCGTTACCAGCGCCGGCCTCGATATTGTTGGCGGCAAACTGTTGGCAGCAGGCATTGCCGGACCCCGAATGGCCCAGGTGGCGCAGCCGCTGACCGCCATCGAGCGCCCGATGTTCAACAAGCGCGAAGGTTACGGCTCTTACGTGGTGCCGGCCGTGGCCCAGCTGATCGTGCAGCAGACACTGTGGTTCGGCGCCGCGATGCTGATTGCCGTGCGGCGCAGCCAGGGCGGTTTCACCAGCGGCGGGGAGTTGCTGGGCTGGGTGCTGTTTTTCCTGCTCGTTGGCACGATCAACGGCCTGTACTTCAATGGCCTCAATTTCTGGATCCAGGATTATCCGCGCGGAGGCAACCTGCCGGGACTGCTCGTCGCGATGCCGCTGTTCATTGCATCGATCGTGGCGCTGGCCTTGTTCACGGGCAGCTTTTTCATGCGCGAGGCACGCGTGCTGCAGTCACTGTCGGTGACTTCCGTTCCGATCTTTTTCCTGAGTGGCATTTCCTGGCCACTCGACGCCATGCCAACGGCCATGGGGTGGCTAGGCAAACTGGCACCGAGCACACCGGGCATCCAGGCCATGGTGAAGCTCAATCAGATGGGAGCGAGCCTGCGTGACATTGCGCCCGAACTGGGGCAGATGGCGTTGCTGGTCGTACTGTACGGCGGGCTGGGTGCGTGGCGATTGCTGGCCCTGTCACCGCGACCTCACGCATCCACCACCACCGTTCTTACCGACCCTTAAGATCAACCGCCTTCCGCCTCGCACACCCAGGCGCGCGCCTCATCGAGTTGCGCCGTGCTGAAAAGGCGAAACTCCCCGGGCGAAAGAAAGCCCAGCGTTTTGGACAACGTGCGCAGCCAGCCCACGTCCGTCACCAGCGCAGCGCGTTCCCAGCCACTGAAGTGACGCATGCCGAGTTTGGCGTCATCCCACATGGCCGCGGCGTCGAAACCGGTGAAGTCCTGGTCGATGTGGAAGATCACGCGCAGTTTTCGATTGATGGCGAATGCGGCCTCGATATCCGGGATGATCACCCGTTCGTAATCCGCTGCCGTAACCTGGTTGTGGGCCGTAAAGCCGATCACACCCGGAGGCAGGCCGGTCATCTGAACGATCATGGCGGGGGCCCTTCGCGCTGGAAACCTGACTGCCACGCTCGCGCATGCGACGGAAACATCATGTGAAATGCATGCTAAGCCGTGCGCTCAAGTTTTCCCGAAGACGGCCGATCCTCCTTCTGGCATGCCGTGGGATGCGATGTCGGGGCGGGCCGTGTACGCTCGTCAGGCGCTTCCCGGCGCAATACAACCCAAGCAGAACCCCCCAAGGTCTTCATTTCGCACGCATGGCTGGCGGGCGGCTCCGCAGGAGCAGACATGCAACTGGATCTACCCACTCTCGCCATCGTCGGATTCCTTTGCAGCCTTGGCGCGTGCATCGGGTTCACGTCCCTGATGCTGGTGCTGCGCGGGTTGCCGGTATTGCGCTGGTGGGTGACCAGCCTGTGGATCGGCACGATCGGCATCATCCTGCTCGGGCTGCGCAACCAGATCCCCGACTGGCTGTCGATCAGCGTCGCCAACGTCACGGTCACCCTGGCGTCGGCACTGCTGCTGAAAGGCGTGGCACTGCATGTCGGCCGCCCGCTTCGGTGGCGCTGGCCACTCATGCTGGTCGCCCTCTACTCGGCGCTCAATATCTGGTTCACCTACGTCACGCCCGACCTTCGAACGCGCGTTGTTCTTTTCAGCGCGGTGTCCGTCGCATGGGATGCATGGACGGTCACCTATCTGCTTCGCTACGCGCCGCGCGATGTCCGGCTCAGCTGCCGCATCGCCGCCGCCATCATGGTGGCCGACGCCCTGCACTTCGCCTATCGCGCGACGCTGCCGCTCAATCCCGACGCCGGACAGAACGCCTTCGCGGCGGGCTCGCCCATCATCATCACTTACGTCGCCGGCATCGTGGTGGGCCTGGCCGGCTATTTCTCGCTGCTGCTGATGGTGACGGAGCGACTGATGGTCGATCTACGGCGCACGGCGCGCATGGATTCGCTTACCGGCCTGCTCAATCGCGGCGCGGTCATCAACGACGGCGTCCTCAGCCTGGGGCGCGCACGGCAGGCCGGCCAGCCGTTTTCCCTGCTGGTCATCGACCTCGATTACTTCAAGCAGGTCAACGACACCTGGGGCCATGATGCGGGTGATGCCGCGCTGTGCCACGTGGCGCGCATGATTCGTCGCCACCTGCCCGAAGGCGATGCGGTCGCCGGCCGTTATGGCGGCGAAGAATTCGTGGTGGGCCTGCCTGGCTGGTCCATGCATGAGGCGTCGTCCATGGCCGAGCAACTGCGCGCGGAACTGGCCGATGTACCGTTCGCCTATCGTGGCAAGTCCATCGCCATGACGACCAGCATCGGCGTGGCGACGGCGCTGGACGGGCAAACATTTCAGGCCATCGTGGCGCGCGCCGACGAAGCGCTGTACCAGGCAAAATCCCAGGGGCGTAACGAAGTGATCCAGGCCCGTCAGGCCTGAACCCTCACACGGCTTCGATCTGCCGCAGCAGAAGCCGCACGCTTTCACGCCCCTGCCAGTCGTTGATGCCCAGTTCGAAGACGGCACGCATCCGCGCCGGGGGCGGCGTCCCCTTGTAAGCGTTGAACATCACGGCTTCCAGGCGTGAGCCATCGCGAGGGTCACGCAGATCGAAGCGCAGATGCGTTTCGCCCATGACGCGCCAGCTCACGCATTCGAACTCGTTGTCGAACAACGGCTCCGGGAAGGCCTGACCCCACGGGCCGCCAAAGCGGATCTGGCGCGCCAGGTCCAGCGTCGCCGAGCCCATGGGCAGCTCACCATCGGTGTAGAGCGCCGCCTGCAGTTGCTCTTCGCTCAGCCACTGTCGCGCGATGGCATCGAATGCCGCTGCAAAGCGGGGGAAATCGACCGCCTTCAGGCTCAGCCCGGCGGCCATTGCATGGCCGCCGAAGCGCTCAATCAGGCCCGGCTCGCGCGCATCGATGGCCGCCAGCGCATCGCGGATATGGAATCCTGCGATGGAGCGCCCCGATCCACGCAGCTCGTCGACGTTGTCTTCGCTTGCCGGCGCAAAGGCGAAGATCGGCCGATGCAGCCGCTCTTTCAGTTTGGAGGCAACCAGGCCGACGACACCTGCATGCCAGGTGGGCTCATACAAGGCCACGCCCACAGCGTCGCTGCTGGTGGCGACGCCGACCATCACCTCAGCCTCGGCGACCATCGACGCCTGCAGGTCGCGGCGCTCCTGGTTGATCGCGCTCAACTGCTCGGCATAGCGACGAGCCATGGCCGGCTCGTCAGTCAGCAGGCATTCCACGCCAAGGCGCATGTCTTCGAGTCGGCCTGCGGCATTGAGGCGCGGACCCACCGAAAAGGCCATGTCGCTCGCGCATAGCGTGGACACACTGCGCTTGCCGGTCTCGATCAATGCACGAATGCCGGCGCAAGCGCGTCCCGAGCGGATGCGCTTGAGTCCGCCCTCGACCAGCACGCGATTGTTGTAATCCAGTGGAACCAGATCCGCGACGGTACCGAGGGCCACCAGATCAAGCAGACTCGAAAGATCCGGCTCCGGGCCATCCGCGTAGGCCTGGCGTTCACGCAAGGCGGCGCGCAAGGACAGCAACAGGTAGAACACGACGCCGACGCCCGCCAGTGCTTTGCTGGGAAATGTGTCGTCGGTCAGGTTGGGATTGACCATCGCATCGGCCGCCGGCAACTGTTCGCCAGGCAAGTGATGATCGGTGACGATCACCTTGATGCCGAGCGCCTGCGCACAAGCCACGCCTGCGATACTGGCCACGCCGTTGTCGACCGTGATGATCAGCCTTGGCTTGGGCTCCAGCGATTCCACCAGCGCCGGGCTGAGTCCGTAGCCATGCAAGAACCGATTGGGCACGGCGTAGTTCACGTGACGCGCGCCCAGCAGACGCAGGCCACGCACAGCCACAGCTGTACCGGTGGCGCCATCGCAGTCGTAGTCGCCCGCAACGAGAATCGACCAGTCTTCCGCCACGGCCTTCATCAGCAGCTCGACGGCCCGCTCCATGCCACCCAGCATGGTCGGCGTGAGCAGGCAGGCCAGGCGATGATCCGCTTGTGCGGGCGTCAGCACGCCGCGCGCCGCATAGATCGCCTGCAGCACGGGATGGACCTCATGCCCCCACCCGCTTGGCACGCCCGCAGCCACGCGACGCCGGACTTCGCTCGCGCTCATGTCGCGCTGCCTCGCCAGAATCGCAGCTGATGCCAGGGCTTGCGGAGCCAGATTTCGCCGCTGGCGAAATGAACCTTCACCGGTTGGCGACGGCCGGATGCCTCGATGCGAGAAAGCCAGTTCGTTTCGATGTCCTGCCAGGGCAAGCCCTGCAGGTCCATCAGCCATCCGGTTTGCAGCCGCTCGACATCAGCGTCCTTCCATGCCATGGCGGACACCCCTGCGCGCTGCGCCAATGCACGCATCAGGACATCGTCAGTGACCACGCCTTCAAAGGATGTCCGGACACGGGGTGGCAAGACACCACCACCCCACAGCCAGAGGCTGTTGACCGGCGGCATGCCTCGCTCGCGGCGCTGTTCATTGAGCGGATGCTGGTGAAGGACAACCTGCACTTCCGTGATCAGCGCGCGCCATCGACGCCCCTGCGGACCTTGCGGCAGATGCATGTAGAGGTCTTCACCCAGCGCTTGCTCGGGTGCAGCAAAGGCGGGCACATCGTCCGCATCGACGCGAACGTGCCAGCGGTCGGGTGAGGTGACCTCCAGCGCCATGCCGACCTCGGCAAACGTGGGATACAAGGCCTCGGCCAGCGCCAGCGCGTCGTCCATCGTCAGCCCGAGCCGCCCGCAGGCAAGCAGACGGGCACCGTTGATATCGGGCTGGATCCACGCCGGGTCGGCGCTCAGCCAGACATCGGTGCCCGCGTCACCGGCAAGCAGCTCACGCGTCAGTGCAGCGGCGGGAAGTTCACCCTCAAGCGGAAACGCTGCCCTCAATCCATCGATATAGCCGACCGCGCCATCGGCAAGCCGGTCCGCGCGACGCAACCAGGCCCGGACGGGCGAACGGATGTCGAATCGCTGCAGGGACGGCAGCCACCAGGTCAGCGGAGGGCGGCCATCAACGGCGCTCATGCGTCGAGCGTCTCATACAGTTCCATCCATTCACCCTCGAGCGTTTCCTTTTCGCGGCGAAGCTCGGTCTGGCGCTGGCCGAGTTTCATCATCTCTGCCGTGGAACCGTTGTAAGTCGCGGGGTCGGCGAGTTTCGCCTCCAGCGCCTTCAATTCGCTGTCGATGGTGGCGATGCGTGTTTCGAGCTTCCTGACCTTCTGACGTGCGGCCTTTTCGTTCTCGCGCTGCACTGCATCGGCGCGACGGCGATCAGCGGCCGACTCAACCGGCGTTTCGACGGTCTTGTCGACCGTCTTGTTGCGCTTCTTCGCCTCGCTGTTGCGCGATTTCAGCCAGCGCGCATAGTCGTCCAGATCGCCGTCGAAAGCTTCGACCTTGCCGTCGGCGACGCGCCAGAAACTGTCGGACACCATGCCGAGCAGGTGGCGGTCGTGCGACACCAGCACCAGCGCGCCATCGAAATCCGCCAGGGCGTCGGCCAGGGCCTCGCGCATGTCGAGATCCAGGTGGTTGGTCGGTTCGTCGAGCAGCAGGAGGTTCGGCTTGTCCCACGCAATCAGCGCCAGCGCCAGGCGCGCACGTTCTCCGCCGGAGAATCCATCGACCGATTCGAAGGCGCGATCGCCAGCGAAATTCCAGCCACCGAGGAAGTCGCGCAGCACCTGGGCGGCGACGCCCGGCGCCTTTTCCTGCAGGTGGTTGAAGGGACTGGAGCCCTCATGCAGGCTTTCAACGGTGTGCTGGGCGAAGTAACCGATCTTCAGATCCTTGTGCGCCTTGCGCTCGCCGGCGAGCGGCGTCAGCTCGCCTACCAGCGTCTTGACCAGCGTGGACTTACCGGCGCCGTTGGGGCCGAGCAGACCGATACGCTCGCCCGCTTCCAGGCGAAAACGCACGTCAACCAGAATCTCGGCCGGTGGGCCGCCCTCAGGATCGGCGTAGCCGGCGGTGACTTCTTCCAGCTGCAGCATGGAATCAGGCAGGCGGTCGGGCTTGGCGAACTGGAAGTGGAACGCACGCTCGGCGCGCACCGCTTCGGTGCCCTCCATCTTCTCCAGTCGCTTCATGCGCGACTGTGCCTGTTTGGCCTTGCTGGCCTTGGCCTTGAAGCGATCGATGAAAGACTGCAAATGCGCGCGCTCAGCCTGTTCGCGATCATGCGCGATCTGCTGCAGGCGCAACTGCTCGGCCCGCTGGCGCTCGAAGGCGCTGTAGTTTCCGGTGTAGAGCTTGCCGCGACCTTCGTTGAGGTGAAGCGTATGGGTGATCACGCCGTCGAGGAATTCGCGGTCATGCGAGATCACCAGCAAGGTGCCCTGGTAGCGGCGCAGCCATTCTTCCAGCCACAGCACAGCGTCCAGATCCAGATGGTTGGTCGGTTCGTCGAGCAGGAGCAGTTCGGACGGCGCCATCAGCGCGCGGGCCAGGTTCAGACGCACGCGCCAGCCGCCGGAGAACTCCTTGACCGCGCGTTCGTGCGTATCGGCCGTGAAACCCAGGCCATGCAGCAAGCGACCGGCACGCGCACGGGCGTCGTAACCGTTCAGCTCCTCGATCCGGTGGTGCGCCCTGGCCATGGCTTCGGTATCACCGCGCGCCTCCGCATCCAGTTCGTCACGCAGGGCCGCGGCCAGCTCAACGTCGCCGGCCATCACATATTCGATGGCCGGATCAGGGAGGGCCGGGGTTTCCTGGGCCACCGAGGCCATGCGCAGGCGGGCGGGCATGTCCAGGTCGCCGGAGTCGGCTTCCACCTGACCCTGCAGGGCCGCGAAGAGACTGGACTTACCGCAGCCGTTGCGCCCCACCACGCCCAGGCGCCACCCACTCTGGATGACCAGGTCGATGTCGGAGAGCAGCAGCCGGCTGCCGCGGCGAAGCGCGAAATGGCGGAAGGAGATCATGATGAAGGGACGTCTTGGCGGGGCGGGCTTCGCCCAAAGGGGGAATGATAGCGGGGATGGGCGCTCAAGGCTGGCGCTCCACCGTAGCGCCACGGTCGGCCAACTGAGTAACCCATCGCACAAGTCGCGACACCACATGGCGCGGTAGCCGGTCATCTGATACAACGTCGCGGCATTGCACGCTGCGGCTGAATGGCCCGGCGACGCAGACCTAGGGGATACACCGCCGGGACGCCGGATTAACCAGCAGACGCGCAGTGTGACTGCGCCCTGTCGCGTGGAGAGGGGACCATGAACAAGTTCAGCATCAGCCTGCCCGTCGTTGCCTTGCTGGCCCTGGCCGGCCTGTCGGCCTCGCCCGTTGCCCACGCGGATAACCTGCTGGTCAACCGCGTGCAGCAGGAAAAGGGCATGGATCTGCCCCAGCGCGGCATGTCGATGGGCCAGGTGGAGAAGAAATACGGCGCTCCGGAGCGCAAGCTCACGCCGCGCGGCGGCGACACCTCCAAGCACCCGACGATCAACCGCTGGGAATACTCGACCTTCATCGTGTATTTCGAGCACAGCCACGTGATTCACGCCGTGCTGAACACCCCGGCGGGCAATAACACCAATCCTGCCTTGGTGAACTAAGCCGTTTTCCAGGGGGAGCGCTACTCAACCCTCCCCCCCTCCCCTACAATTCGCGTTTGCCCTTCTGCAGCGCGAGTTTCCCCATGACCACTTCTTCCCTGCGCCTGCCGGCGGAATGGGAACCGCAGTCTGCGGTTCTGATCGCCTGGCCGCACGCCGATACCGACTGGGCCGACCGCCTGGCCGAGGTGGAAACCACTTATGTGGCCCTGGCTGGCGCCGTGACCCGTTTCCAGCCGCTGATCATCGTGGTGGCCGATGCGGCGCTTCGCGCCCACGTCGAAGCCCTGTTGCGCGAGGCCAGGGTCGATCTGTCGCGCGTGCGCCTGGTCGAATTGCCCTACGACGACACATGGCTGCGCGACTCCGGCCCCATCACCCTCAACGACGGCCACGGTGCCTTCCAGCTGACAGATTTCCGCTTCACCGGCTGGGGCGGCAAGTTCGGCGCGGAACAGGATGACGCGCTGGTCGCGGGCCTGGTGCAGGCCGGCATTTTTGGCCAGGCCGGCCACAAGCGTATCGATTGGGCGCTGGAAGGCGGCGGCATCGAGAGCGACGGCGAAGGCACGGTGCTGACGACGTGGAAGTGCCTGACCCAGCGCCATCCGGAGCAGTCGCGCGAGGACATGAGCGCGATCCTGCGCGATGGCCTGCACGCCGATCGCATCCTGTGGCTGGACTACGGCTATCTGGAAGGCGACGACACCGACGCCCATATCGACACGCTGGCCCGCTTCGCACCAGGCCATCGCATCGTGTTCCAGGCCTGCGACGACGCGAGCGACCCGCACTTCGACGAACTCAAGCGAATGGGCGACGAGCTTGCCGCCCTGCGCACCAGGGACGGCCAGGCTTACACGCTGTATCCGTTGCCCTGGGCCCAACCGATTCTCGACGAAGGTCGACGCCTCGCCGCGTCCTACGCCAATTACCTGATCGTCAACGGTGCCGTGCTGGTACCGGCCTATGGCGACAAGGCGGATGACGAAGCCGCGCGCATCATTGGCCAGGCCCATCCGGGCCGCGAAATCGTGCAGGTGCCCTGCCGCCCGCTGATCTGGCAGAACGGCAGCCTGCATTGCATCACCATGCAGCTGCCAGCCGGCATCGCGCATTGATTGAAGCCCCTTGCGCCCGCACATCTCGGGCGCATGGACAGGGCCCTGACGCCCGTCCGCTAGACTCTTCCCCATCCCCATCTCCATCCCTTTGGGGGCGAACAGGAATATCGGCATGACCCGCAAGACTCTCAAAGTTGCGCTGCTGCAGGAAACCGATCGCGGCAGCCGCGACGCCAATCTCGACGCCATCGAAGCCGGGCTGCGCGAAGCGGCCAAGGCGGGCGTGGAACTGGTGCTGCTGCAGGAGCTGCACAACGGCCCGTATTTCTGCCAGCACGAGTCGGTGACGGAATTCGACCTTGCTGAAACGATTCCCGGCCCGAGCACCGAGCGTCTGGGCAAGCTGGCCGAGGAACTCAAGCTGGTGGTCGTCGCCTCGCTGTTCGAGAAGCGCGCGACCGGCCTGTACCACAATACTGCCGTGGTCTTTGATCGTTCGGCGGCGATCGCGGGCAAATATCGCAAGATGCATATCCCCGACGATCCGGCTTTCTACGAGAAGTTTTACTTCACGCCGGGCGACCTGGGATTCGATCCCATCGAAACCTCCGTGGGCCGGCTTGGCGTGCTGGTGTGCTGGGATCAGTGGTACCCGGAAGCCGCCCGCCTGATGGCGCTGGCTGGCGCGGACCTGCTGCTCTATCCGACCGCCATCGGCTGGGATCCGAACGACGAGCCGTCCGAGAAGGAACGCCAGCGCGAGGCCTGGGTTACCGTCCAGCGCGGCCATGCCGTCGCCAATGGCCTGCCGCTGCTGTCGGTCAATCGCACGGGCTATGAGCCGGATGTGTCCGGCGTGGGCGCCGGCATTCAGTTCTGGGGCAGTAGTTTCGTTGCCGGTCCCCAGGGCGAGTTCCTGGCCCAGGCCGGGACGGAAGGTCGTCAGTTGCTGATCGTGGATGTCGACATGGCGCGTAGCGAGCACGTTCGCCGCATCTGGCCGTTCCTCCGTGACCGCCGCATCGACGCCTACGGCGATCTGCTGAAGCGTTTCCGCGACTGAGCCGAACGAAATTTCCTAAACGGGGTGTCTGATGACACCCCGGTCTTGCCCGGAACGGCATT belongs to Dyella terrae and includes:
- a CDS encoding STAS/SEC14 domain-containing protein; amino-acid sequence: MIVQMTGLPPGVIGFTAHNQVTAADYERVIIPDIEAAFAINRKLRVIFHIDQDFTGFDAAAMWDDAKLGMRHFSGWERAALVTDVGWLRTLSKTLGFLSPGEFRLFSTAQLDEARAWVCEAEGG
- a CDS encoding agmatine deiminase family protein is translated as MTTSSLRLPAEWEPQSAVLIAWPHADTDWADRLAEVETTYVALAGAVTRFQPLIIVVADAALRAHVEALLREARVDLSRVRLVELPYDDTWLRDSGPITLNDGHGAFQLTDFRFTGWGGKFGAEQDDALVAGLVQAGIFGQAGHKRIDWALEGGGIESDGEGTVLTTWKCLTQRHPEQSREDMSAILRDGLHADRILWLDYGYLEGDDTDAHIDTLARFAPGHRIVFQACDDASDPHFDELKRMGDELAALRTRDGQAYTLYPLPWAQPILDEGRRLAASYANYLIVNGAVLVPAYGDKADDEAARIIGQAHPGREIVQVPCRPLIWQNGSLHCITMQLPAGIAH
- the recJ gene encoding single-stranded-DNA-specific exonuclease RecJ yields the protein MSASEVRRRVAAGVPSGWGHEVHPVLQAIYAARGVLTPAQADHRLACLLTPTMLGGMERAVELLMKAVAEDWSILVAGDYDCDGATGTAVAVRGLRLLGARHVNYAVPNRFLHGYGLSPALVESLEPKPRLIITVDNGVASIAGVACAQALGIKVIVTDHHLPGEQLPAADAMVNPNLTDDTFPSKALAGVGVVFYLLLSLRAALRERQAYADGPEPDLSSLLDLVALGTVADLVPLDYNNRVLVEGGLKRIRSGRACAGIRALIETGKRSVSTLCASDMAFSVGPRLNAAGRLEDMRLGVECLLTDEPAMARRYAEQLSAINQERRDLQASMVAEAEVMVGVATSSDAVGVALYEPTWHAGVVGLVASKLKERLHRPIFAFAPASEDNVDELRGSGRSIAGFHIRDALAAIDAREPGLIERFGGHAMAAGLSLKAVDFPRFAAAFDAIARQWLSEEQLQAALYTDGELPMGSATLDLARQIRFGGPWGQAFPEPLFDNEFECVSWRVMGETHLRFDLRDPRDGSRLEAVMFNAYKGTPPPARMRAVFELGINDWQGRESVRLLLRQIEAV
- a CDS encoding ABC-F family ATP-binding cassette domain-containing protein encodes the protein MISFRHFALRRGSRLLLSDIDLVIQSGWRLGVVGRNGCGKSSLFAALQGQVEADSGDLDMPARLRMASVAQETPALPDPAIEYVMAGDVELAAALRDELDAEARGDTEAMARAHHRIEELNGYDARARAGRLLHGLGFTADTHERAVKEFSGGWRVRLNLARALMAPSELLLLDEPTNHLDLDAVLWLEEWLRRYQGTLLVISHDREFLDGVITHTLHLNEGRGKLYTGNYSAFERQRAEQLRLQQIAHDREQAERAHLQSFIDRFKAKASKAKQAQSRMKRLEKMEGTEAVRAERAFHFQFAKPDRLPDSMLQLEEVTAGYADPEGGPPAEILVDVRFRLEAGERIGLLGPNGAGKSTLVKTLVGELTPLAGERKAHKDLKIGYFAQHTVESLHEGSSPFNHLQEKAPGVAAQVLRDFLGGWNFAGDRAFESVDGFSGGERARLALALIAWDKPNLLLLDEPTNHLDLDMREALADALADFDGALVLVSHDRHLLGMVSDSFWRVADGKVEAFDGDLDDYARWLKSRNSEAKKRNKTVDKTVETPVESAADRRRADAVQRENEKAARQKVRKLETRIATIDSELKALEAKLADPATYNGSTAEMMKLGQRQTELRREKETLEGEWMELYETLDA
- a CDS encoding carbon-nitrogen hydrolase; amino-acid sequence: MTRKTLKVALLQETDRGSRDANLDAIEAGLREAAKAGVELVLLQELHNGPYFCQHESVTEFDLAETIPGPSTERLGKLAEELKLVVVASLFEKRATGLYHNTAVVFDRSAAIAGKYRKMHIPDDPAFYEKFYFTPGDLGFDPIETSVGRLGVLVCWDQWYPEAARLMALAGADLLLYPTAIGWDPNDEPSEKERQREAWVTVQRGHAVANGLPLLSVNRTGYEPDVSGVGAGIQFWGSSFVAGPQGEFLAQAGTEGRQLLIVDVDMARSEHVRRIWPFLRDRRIDAYGDLLKRFRD
- a CDS encoding ABC transporter permease, whose translation is MSARDGFRGVWRTLRHHASAALILLGATILYSFYYPLAYRHQVASELPIAIVDGDHSALSRALIRKVRAVDGVQVVDELSDVYAAQHALARSDIDGYLYIPKDYERDVRRGEAGELGLYSNGAYLIRNQTVLESLAKAVTSAGLDIVGGKLLAAGIAGPRMAQVAQPLTAIERPMFNKREGYGSYVVPAVAQLIVQQTLWFGAAMLIAVRRSQGGFTSGGELLGWVLFFLLVGTINGLYFNGLNFWIQDYPRGGNLPGLLVAMPLFIASIVALALFTGSFFMREARVLQSLSVTSVPIFFLSGISWPLDAMPTAMGWLGKLAPSTPGIQAMVKLNQMGASLRDIAPELGQMALLVVLYGGLGAWRLLALSPRPHASTTTVLTDP
- a CDS encoding phosphoglycerate mutase, translated to MSAVDGRPPLTWWLPSLQRFDIRSPVRAWLRRADRLADGAVGYIDGLRAAFPLEGELPAAALTRELLAGDAGTDVWLSADPAWIQPDINGARLLACGRLGLTMDDALALAEALYPTFAEVGMALEVTSPDRWHVRVDADDVPAFAAPEQALGEDLYMHLPQGPQGRRWRALITEVQVVLHQHPLNEQRRERGMPPVNSLWLWGGGVLPPRVRTSFEGVVTDDVLMRALAQRAGVSAMAWKDADVERLQTGWLMDLQGLPWQDIETNWLSRIEASGRRQPVKVHFASGEIWLRKPWHQLRFWRGSAT
- a CDS encoding GGDEF domain-containing protein produces the protein MQLDLPTLAIVGFLCSLGACIGFTSLMLVLRGLPVLRWWVTSLWIGTIGIILLGLRNQIPDWLSISVANVTVTLASALLLKGVALHVGRPLRWRWPLMLVALYSALNIWFTYVTPDLRTRVVLFSAVSVAWDAWTVTYLLRYAPRDVRLSCRIAAAIMVADALHFAYRATLPLNPDAGQNAFAAGSPIIITYVAGIVVGLAGYFSLLLMVTERLMVDLRRTARMDSLTGLLNRGAVINDGVLSLGRARQAGQPFSLLVIDLDYFKQVNDTWGHDAGDAALCHVARMIRRHLPEGDAVAGRYGGEEFVVGLPGWSMHEASSMAEQLRAELADVPFAYRGKSIAMTTSIGVATALDGQTFQAIVARADEALYQAKSQGRNEVIQARQA